In Caldisericum sp., the sequence TGTGGGAATACAAAATTTAAATGTTAATCTTGTTTTTATTGACCTCTCTTTTGGTTTGCAGATTAAGTTGAATGTAGGGTCTGTTATTGGAGTAATTATTTTTATCTTGCTTTTTACGCTAACATGAAATTTATTCTCGCAAGCGCTTCGCCTCGGCGAATTGAATATCTTAAAAAGTTTGGTTTTGATTTTGAGGTAAAAAAGGCAAAAGTAGAGGAAATTGTTTTTGAGAACGACCCTGTAAAAACAGTAATTCATAATGCGTATTTAAAAGCCTACTCATTGGGAATTGCTGAGTCTATTCCCGTAATTGGGATGGATACTGTGGTTGAAATTGATGGAAAAATTTTGGGAAAGCCAAAAACCAAAGATGACAATTATAAAATGATAACGGCTTTATTAGGTAAAGTTCACAAAGTTATTACTGGTGTTGTTGCTTTAAAAGGTGAATTAAGTATAATTGACTATGTGATTTCTCTTGTTAGATTTCGAAAAGATGTTGATATTGGAATTGTAAAGGCTTATATTGAAACAGGAGAAGGGCTTGATAAGGCAGGTGGATATGCAATTCAAGGGCTTGGCTCCATTTTTATTGAAGAAGTTAAAGGACCTGTTGATAATATAATTGGAATTCCAATTTTAAAAGTAAACGAGATATTAAAAATAATGGAAGAGGTGTAATATGGGACTATTTTCAAAAGAACTTGCGATTGACTTAGGAACTGCGAATACTGTTGTGTATGTTAGAGGAAAAGGCGTTGTTTTAAGAGAGCCTACAATTATTGCTCTTGATCATAACAAAAGAGTAGTTGCCGTAGGAAACGAAGCAAAAGCAATGGCTGGAAGAACGCCTTTTGAGATTGAAGTTAAGAGACCAATAAAAGATGGTGTTATAAATGATTTCGAAACAACGGAAGCGCTTCTTGATTATTTTATATCCAAAGCGGGTGGAAAACGGGGGATTTTTAGACCAACTGTTTTGATAGGTGTTCCAAGCGGAGTAACACCTGTAGAGAAAAAAGCGGTTATAGATGCAGCAATGCATGTTGGTGCAAGGCAAGCCTATGTTATTGCAGAGCCACTTGCTGCAGCAATAGGTTCAGGACTTCCGATTGAGGAAGCAAGAGGTTCTATGATAGTCGATATTGGAGGCGGAACAACGGAGGTTGCCGTAATTTCCTTAAAGGGAATAGTTGTAGGGAAATCAACCCGTATTGCAGGCGACGAGATGAACGAAGCAATAATTAACTATATAAGAAGGCAGTATAGCATTCTCATAGGAGATGTTACTGCCGAGCAGATTAAGATGAAAATAGGAAGTGCATTTCCTCTGGATAAGGACGAAAAAATGGAGATAAGGGGAAGAGATCTTATTGATGGTCTTCCAAAGTCAATTTCAGTGACATCCGAGGAAATTAGAAAAGCGCTTCAGCCTATACTTGAAGAGATACTAAATGTAGTCAAGGCAACCCTTGAAATTACTCCTCCGGAACTTTCATCTGACATCA encodes:
- a CDS encoding DUF4321 domain-containing protein, which gives rise to MKKFAFGRFILFLTVGLILGTALGIFIGKVFPVFDYGLNVGIQNLNVNLVFIDLSFGLQIKLNVGSVIGVIIFILLFTLT
- the maf gene encoding septum formation protein Maf is translated as MKFILASASPRRIEYLKKFGFDFEVKKAKVEEIVFENDPVKTVIHNAYLKAYSLGIAESIPVIGMDTVVEIDGKILGKPKTKDDNYKMITALLGKVHKVITGVVALKGELSIIDYVISLVRFRKDVDIGIVKAYIETGEGLDKAGGYAIQGLGSIFIEEVKGPVDNIIGIPILKVNEILKIMEEV
- a CDS encoding rod shape-determining protein, producing the protein MGLFSKELAIDLGTANTVVYVRGKGVVLREPTIIALDHNKRVVAVGNEAKAMAGRTPFEIEVKRPIKDGVINDFETTEALLDYFISKAGGKRGIFRPTVLIGVPSGVTPVEKKAVIDAAMHVGARQAYVIAEPLAAAIGSGLPIEEARGSMIVDIGGGTTEVAVISLKGIVVGKSTRIAGDEMNEAIINYIRRQYSILIGDVTAEQIKMKIGSAFPLDKDEKMEIRGRDLIDGLPKSISVTSEEIRKALQPILEEILNVVKATLEITPPELSSDIMDRGIMLSGGGALLKNIDKFLAHRTGILFTVAEDPLSSVALGAGKVIENFDFYKDAVSS